From uncultured Desulfovibrio sp.:
CGCGTCCCCATCGTCTAGCCGGCCCAGGACAACGGCCTTTCACGCCGTCGACAGGGGTTCAAATCCCCTTGGGGACGCCACTTGAGAATCAAGGGTTACATCGAAAGATGTAACCCTTTTTTCGTACGCCCGCTACAGGCTGTGGCCCTTACGGCCAGCTTTCTTTACGCACTGGTTAGCGGCGCTGTCTGCCTGACTCTTCACGGCCCTACACCAAAGACGGGGGCAAGCCCCTTTAACGGACAGTTTTTCCGAAGGATTTCGACACTGTTTCTCACGTTGAGGTACGCCACGAGAGCCCACAGGGCACCTGTGCGAGATTTACTGGCGGAAGTGTGAAAACACGGCGTGAATATGTGTCCTCAGCAAGGACGCCCTGAGCCGCATGGAGGACAGAAATAGATAGGCCAACGCAATCAAGGCTGCTGCTGGACGTCTCAAGGTCGTTATCCCCTGCAAGGCTTTTGGTATTTTAGCTTTTACTAAAAACCTTTATCTCAGGGCGTTACTGCTTGGCAGCCTTCTCCACCAATGTATAATTTGTGCTGCGCCCGCCGCTCTCGCCTTGCCGCAAAATGCCATATCCCATCAATCCCCGAATATCCCGTAAGGCGGTATCCGGAGAACACTTTGCCAGTTCTGCGTATTTGCCGCTGGTCAGCTTTCCCTCAAATTCGACCAACAGGCGGTTGATGATAGCTCGCTGTCGTTCATTGAGCGGGTACTGATTGGCATATTGCCACACATGAGCCTTGCGGAAGACTATGGCCAAAGTTTCATCGGCTCCATCAATAGCCCGCCCCAGGCAGCCAAGGAACCAGTTCAGCCAAGGCGTGATATCCAAGCCGCCCTTTTGGGTACGTTCCAAGATATTGTAATGTTCCTTGCACTCCCGCTCGATCTGGCCGGACATGCTGTAAAAGCGTTGCGGACAGTCGTCGGCCCGCGCCAGGGCGCAATCTGCAATGGCACGAGCTATGCGCCCGTTACCATCCTCAAAAGGGTGGATAGTCACAAACCAGAGGTGCGCTGCTACCGCCTTCATTACAGGGTCAAGCTGCAACGGCGCATTGAACCACTCCAGAAAGTGGCTCATTTCCGTATCAAGGCGTTCTGCCACCGGGGCTTCAAAATGAACCTTCTCATGGCCGATGTAGCCGGAGACAATTTGCATGGGCCCGGCTTCTGGCTTGCGCCTCGCGCCCACGGTGATCGTCGTGATGCCCCGAATCCGATAGGAAATAGCGCCGCATGCCAGCCAAACAGCCGTTCCGCTGTAAGCGGTTCAGCATAGCGCTGTGTTGCGTCCAGCATCATTTCCACAACGCCTTCCACGCTTCTGTTCGGGGGCATCAGGGCGCCAATATCAAGTACAAGCCTTCGAGCCAGCGAAGAGCGCACCTGAGCCACATCAAGGGATTCCCCCTCAATGGCGCTCGACTTCACCACATCCAGGGTCAAAGTCTCCAAGCCAGCCTCTGCGCGGATGGAGAAGCCAAGGGCACTCATCCGGCCCAAGAGCAAGCCCTGCTTGTGGCGAATGGCGGCAAGCTGTTCAGCCAGCGTTGCAATGTCCCACTGAAATGTCGGCCAGTCTGGACTTTCGTGAATATAGCGCATAATCGCCGTACCTTTTGCGGAGAATACGGCAGAGATTCTCCGCAAAAGCAATATTCGTCGTAATTTTTGTCGTAATTTTTGCGGTGAATATGCGGCTCAAACGCCGCATCTTATTTAGAGGATGTCGCCAGCAGATGTATGGCGGCATACATGACGACCTAGATGTTACGTTCGTCGTATTACTCCACGGCAATCCACAGCATGCTCAGTTCCGCACTGCGCCCTATCGGGTGGGGGAACAGTTGTCACCCCGTGTCCTCTGCCAAGATAGAAATGCAGTTCCATGAAGCAGACTGCAACCGCCCATTATTGTCTCATTTTTCGCTTTGAAGGGGATTGCGACTCGGAATCCG
This genomic window contains:
- a CDS encoding Fic family protein, whose translation is MSHFLEWFNAPLQLDPVMKAVAAHLWFVTIHPFEDGNGRIARAIADCALARADDCPQRFYSMSGQIERECKEHYNILERTQKGGLDITPWLNWFLGCLGRAIDGADETLAIVFRKAHVWQYANQYPLNERQRAIINRLLVEFEGKLTSGKYAELAKCSPDTALRDIRGLMGYGILRQGESGGRSTNYTLVEKAAKQ
- a CDS encoding DUF4172 domain-containing protein gives rise to the protein MRYIHESPDWPTFQWDIATLAEQLAAIRHKQGLLLGRMSALGFSIRAEAGLETLTLDVVKSSAIEGESLDVAQVRSSLARRLVLDIGALMPPNRSVEGVVEMMLDATQRYAEPLTAERLFGWHAALFPIGFGASRRSPWARGASQKPGPCKLSPATSAMRRFILKPRWQNALIRK